The following proteins are encoded in a genomic region of Thiomonas sp. X19:
- a CDS encoding deoxyribodipyrimidine photo-lyase, with product MSMPPTQTASQVRGPNLVWLRRDLRLSDHTALHRALAQGAQVAFGFVFDTDILQPLLQQGAKADRRLTFIHQSLHELDLALRQMGSALLVEHGRAVDCIPRLAARIGARAVYANRDDEPSAVQRDAEVAGLLAGQGVEFHGVHDQVLLQPDALLTGQGKPYSVFTPYKNAWLKGVGPQDLAARDAVRLPHQLWPVSAAQSMPSLHELGFAAASLPPGLPAGASGAQALFADFLPRIDAYAQARDYPAVKGTSYLSVHLRFGTISVRELARAAWQRAQAGSQGAATWLSELIWRDFYVQILHHHPQVVGHAFKPEYDRIAWDHAPALHAAWCEGRTGYPLVDAAMRQLNTTGYMHNRLRMVAASFFTKDLGLDWRLGERYFALKLNDYDLSANNGGWQWAASTGCDAQPYFRIFNPVAQSEKFDAQGRFIRRYVPELAGLSDADIHAPWLAAPLALQQAGVRLGVNYPTPVVDHAEARARTLQRYAVVKDKSRS from the coding sequence ATGTCCATGCCGCCTACCCAGACCGCTTCCCAGGTGCGTGGGCCCAATCTGGTCTGGCTGCGGCGCGATCTGCGGCTGAGCGATCACACCGCCTTGCATCGCGCGCTGGCGCAGGGCGCGCAAGTGGCGTTCGGCTTCGTGTTCGATACCGACATCCTCCAGCCCTTGCTGCAGCAGGGCGCGAAGGCGGATCGGCGCCTGACCTTCATCCACCAAAGCCTGCACGAACTGGACCTGGCCTTGCGCCAGATGGGTTCGGCCTTGCTGGTGGAGCACGGACGGGCGGTGGACTGCATCCCGCGCCTGGCCGCCCGCATTGGCGCGAGGGCGGTGTACGCCAACCGCGACGATGAACCCAGCGCCGTACAGCGCGACGCCGAGGTTGCCGGCCTGCTCGCCGGCCAGGGGGTGGAGTTTCACGGCGTTCACGACCAGGTTCTGCTGCAGCCCGACGCGCTGCTGACCGGCCAGGGCAAGCCCTACAGCGTATTCACGCCCTACAAAAATGCGTGGCTCAAGGGCGTGGGGCCGCAAGACCTGGCGGCGCGCGACGCGGTGCGCCTGCCGCATCAGCTCTGGCCCGTTTCGGCAGCGCAGTCCATGCCAAGCCTGCACGAACTGGGCTTCGCGGCCGCCAGCTTGCCTCCGGGCCTGCCTGCAGGGGCCAGCGGGGCGCAGGCCCTATTCGCGGACTTCCTGCCGCGCATCGACGCTTACGCCCAGGCGCGCGACTATCCCGCCGTCAAGGGCACGAGCTATCTGTCGGTGCATCTGCGCTTTGGCACCATCAGCGTGCGCGAACTGGCGCGTGCGGCCTGGCAGCGGGCGCAGGCCGGCAGCCAGGGAGCTGCCACTTGGCTGAGCGAGCTGATCTGGCGCGATTTCTACGTCCAGATCCTGCACCACCACCCCCAGGTGGTGGGCCATGCCTTCAAGCCGGAGTACGACCGCATCGCCTGGGACCACGCCCCCGCCTTACATGCCGCCTGGTGCGAGGGCCGCACCGGCTACCCGCTGGTGGACGCGGCCATGCGCCAACTGAACACCACGGGCTATATGCACAACCGGCTGCGCATGGTGGCGGCCAGCTTTTTCACCAAGGACCTGGGGCTGGACTGGCGCCTGGGCGAACGCTATTTCGCCCTCAAGCTCAACGACTACGACCTCTCGGCCAACAACGGTGGCTGGCAATGGGCGGCCTCCACGGGTTGCGACGCGCAGCCGTACTTCCGCATCTTCAACCCGGTAGCGCAAAGCGAGAAATTTGACGCCCAAGGGCGCTTCATCCGGCGCTACGTGCCCGAGCTTGCGGGCCTGTCGGACGCGGACATCCATGCCCCGTGGTTGGCCGCGCCGCTGGCGCTGCAACAGGCTGGCGTGCGGCTGGGCGTGAACTATCCCACCCCAGTGGTGGACCATGCCGAGGCCCGCGCCCGCACCTTGCAGCGCTATGCCGTGGTGAAGGACAAAAGCCGGAGCTGA
- a CDS encoding Hpt domain-containing protein: MNLAVSTPLPSPQPDPGPLAWVIEQVRENLLAAQAAVRKQLQLRSLAQSDDAQPAAGHLLQARHQVHQAAGAIDLLGYFSAARLAQAAERVLTRFIEQPADFDTSVQATLESGLYALLDYLETQRGGKREPALKLFKQYRALMELAGGETAHPADLWDIDWTWPDLPDVTAASPMLQPNDRTNYERALLDLLRQRDLPQTARALQSVARRAAASASGHEQALWWLAEGFLEALALDLLPVDVYAKRLCNRLNLQLKGLMAGQQQPSRRLAHELLFFCSQALAKARAQGVQVETLSAIQARMRLPVAGVVDYQRTYFGLVDPSLIQQVRKRIGLVKEGWSQLSNEDFTRLGKLVEGTQLLGQALREIAPGAESLTATIEHMVRAVSERRDLLTPERVIEVATALLFLEASFGHFQADDAEFLQRASELARRLDRSAEGVAAGTFAPWMEELYRKSSESQTMGTVVQELRHDMSTVERLLDAYFRDPATQSELAPVPKLLAQMRGVLSVLGMDVAAQALGHIRQTVEDLMLSPPDEHQAREPRGVFDRLAGNIGTLGFLVDMLVYQPELAKSLFSFDAQSGELRAIVPSAPHTAPPSTHQDLQHQATQLADALDHGLDPAQAAGQFERLRMEAALAQESTLSAKLAQARELLGSGQDVSAAAELLRAPWTQAADAATPVATATPVTPATAAPDAPAAPSFDAPTEPGGADGDDDLLDIFLEEADEVIAAGRIGVAQLSTNPSDDGTLTAVRRAFHTLKGSSRMVGLTDFGEAAWALEQVFNQVLAEQLPITTPALELAQHTLTELDAWTRALRTGTAAQHSSTAICAAARRLRGLPAEGAAVAAPLTAATAMASAASPVEAQARMPEVEIPDPDFVDTWSTGLPPVVEEDDAGEDQAATHMPMPVAEANGFTDASANFELTPWTAPEQPEQQAVDIALQLQPLDLPALDLHLPDAALLDLDFTPTAAEAPAVKPAEPAAGHEHASATPASEASATVEMQELDALAFDRLFPGAPGFDSQPSTAPTDLLTPQASTFVHRPDAAGEAADTPSAANAEQHDAAQTAAHVAQPTSPPHVPHAPDAPLAQVYTLDVHRPTQPTPDENIKVVGDLRIPIPLYNIYLNEADELVRRLGADIAAWSLQPSSLVTEDVTALAHQLRGSSRTVGLQSVGQLAEQMEEALRLQHGHPAAFGSADVELLVQATEEIRRLLHQFAAGFLRPAQQDMVEALQALVHRMQHLGAQPKADAHEAGTAQSGDGADDGDSTAHADVEANVAVTKHAGDVAPIAASELAEALEELGSAVAPMAPSESTMTAAADPTQRDSIDPELFPIFEDEASELLPGLSAALRQWENNPRDLAAPKQAMRLLHTFKGSARMAGAMALGDQAHSLESDIEALLSLDTEALIESDLIELIARQDAMNTRFERLREASSRGEAELGEIHIEQGLQDEAVEQATAALHATSAAAAAQTSPPAAKVAAASTSNAPEGKAAPQPLAMTQAAPSAGRVAAQPVRVRAALLDRLVNQVGEVSIARSRLDNEFGLIRSSTRDLGDNLERLRTQVRDIELQADAQMAARAQSAREDGRDFDPLEFDRFTRFQELTRMMAESVNDLALVQTTLSRTLQSTDDNLARQARLTRELQRDLLRTRMVEFDSISERLYRTVRQAGKDAGKPVRLDILGGNIEIDRGVLDRMAGTFEHILRNAVAHGLESAAKREAAGKPAAGTITLKLRQEGSEVVVSIADDGAGLDYAAIERKARATGLLGSDETADEAHLRELIFRPGFSSMEQTSEIAGRGVGLDVVRTDTRALGGRVELESKPKLGSTFTLVLPLTTAVTQVVLLRAGTKVFAAPASLVDLVLRLKPADVAAAAARQQLLHAGQDLPFFWLGALTADSGASTEAPGRTIPIVLIRSAAQRLALQVDEVLGNQEVVVKNLGPQLSRVSGVAGISVLPNGNLVLIYNPVALAAVYGEQAVGLMAQAASAQTAAAPAPTAPSPSSSTPVLAGTAAPAVPAHAAGNTVLVVDDSITVRRVTQRFLSRNGYTVVLAKDGLDALEQLQGALPDVVLTDIEMPRMDGFDLTRNIRADERTRHLPVIMITSRIADKHRNYAQELGVNHYLGKPYSEDELLGLIRRYMAQTLLH, encoded by the coding sequence ATGAACCTCGCTGTCTCGACACCGCTTCCCTCCCCGCAGCCGGACCCGGGGCCCCTGGCCTGGGTCATCGAGCAAGTGCGCGAGAACCTGCTCGCCGCGCAAGCTGCGGTGCGCAAGCAACTGCAACTGCGCAGCTTGGCCCAGAGCGACGACGCCCAGCCCGCAGCGGGTCATCTGCTGCAGGCGCGCCATCAGGTGCACCAAGCCGCGGGGGCCATCGACCTGCTCGGCTATTTTTCGGCGGCGCGCCTGGCCCAGGCGGCGGAGCGGGTGCTCACCCGTTTCATCGAACAACCGGCCGATTTCGACACCTCGGTCCAGGCCACGCTCGAATCCGGCCTGTACGCCCTCCTCGATTACCTTGAAACCCAGCGCGGCGGCAAGCGGGAACCGGCGCTGAAGTTGTTCAAGCAATACCGCGCCCTGATGGAACTGGCGGGTGGCGAGACCGCCCATCCGGCCGATCTTTGGGACATCGACTGGACCTGGCCCGATCTGCCTGATGTCACGGCGGCAAGCCCGATGCTGCAGCCCAACGACCGCACCAACTACGAGCGTGCCCTGCTCGACCTGCTGCGCCAGCGTGATCTGCCTCAGACGGCGCGCGCGCTGCAATCCGTGGCGCGGCGCGCCGCGGCAAGCGCAAGCGGGCATGAGCAGGCCCTGTGGTGGTTGGCCGAGGGCTTTCTTGAAGCTCTGGCCCTGGACCTACTGCCTGTGGACGTGTACGCCAAGCGCTTGTGCAACCGGCTCAATCTGCAGCTCAAGGGCCTCATGGCCGGGCAGCAGCAGCCATCCAGGCGCCTCGCCCATGAGCTGCTCTTTTTCTGCAGCCAGGCCCTGGCAAAGGCGCGTGCGCAAGGCGTGCAAGTTGAAACATTGAGCGCCATCCAGGCCCGCATGCGTCTCCCCGTTGCGGGGGTCGTGGACTACCAGCGCACCTACTTCGGCCTGGTCGATCCGTCACTCATCCAGCAAGTGCGCAAGCGTATCGGGCTGGTCAAGGAGGGTTGGTCGCAGCTCAGCAACGAAGATTTCACCCGCCTCGGCAAGTTGGTGGAAGGCACCCAGTTGCTGGGACAGGCGCTGCGCGAGATCGCCCCCGGCGCCGAGTCCCTGACCGCCACCATCGAGCACATGGTGCGCGCCGTCTCCGAGCGCCGCGACCTGCTGACTCCCGAGCGCGTGATCGAGGTGGCGACCGCCCTGCTGTTCCTGGAAGCCTCGTTCGGCCATTTCCAGGCTGACGATGCTGAATTCCTGCAGCGCGCCAGCGAACTCGCTCGCCGACTCGACCGCAGCGCCGAAGGCGTGGCCGCCGGCACTTTCGCACCATGGATGGAAGAGCTCTACCGCAAGTCGTCCGAGAGCCAGACGATGGGGACGGTGGTGCAGGAGCTGCGCCACGACATGAGCACCGTCGAGCGCCTGCTTGACGCCTATTTCCGCGATCCGGCCACCCAGTCGGAGCTCGCGCCCGTGCCCAAGCTGCTGGCGCAAATGCGGGGTGTGCTGTCCGTGCTCGGCATGGACGTTGCGGCCCAGGCGCTGGGGCATATTCGCCAGACGGTTGAAGACCTCATGCTCAGTCCCCCGGACGAGCACCAGGCCCGCGAACCCCGAGGCGTGTTCGATCGCCTCGCCGGGAACATCGGCACCCTGGGTTTTCTTGTCGACATGCTGGTGTACCAGCCCGAGCTGGCGAAATCCCTGTTCAGTTTCGATGCGCAGAGCGGCGAATTGCGCGCCATCGTTCCCAGCGCTCCGCACACCGCACCGCCCAGTACGCACCAGGACTTGCAGCACCAGGCGACGCAACTCGCCGACGCGCTCGACCACGGGCTCGACCCCGCGCAAGCTGCCGGCCAGTTCGAGCGTCTGCGCATGGAGGCTGCGCTGGCACAAGAAAGCACCCTGTCAGCCAAGCTGGCGCAGGCACGCGAACTGCTCGGCTCGGGGCAAGATGTCTCGGCCGCGGCCGAACTGCTGCGCGCCCCGTGGACGCAGGCAGCAGATGCCGCCACACCCGTTGCAACGGCCACACCGGTCACACCCGCCACTGCGGCGCCCGACGCGCCGGCCGCACCAAGCTTCGACGCCCCCACAGAGCCTGGTGGCGCAGATGGTGACGACGACCTGCTCGACATCTTTCTCGAGGAGGCTGACGAAGTCATCGCCGCAGGCCGGATTGGCGTGGCCCAGCTCTCCACCAACCCTTCCGACGACGGCACGCTCACTGCGGTGCGCCGCGCTTTCCACACACTCAAGGGCAGCTCGCGCATGGTCGGGCTCACCGATTTCGGCGAAGCCGCCTGGGCGCTGGAACAGGTCTTCAACCAGGTGCTGGCGGAGCAACTGCCCATCACAACACCCGCGCTCGAACTCGCGCAGCACACCTTGACCGAGCTGGACGCCTGGACGCGCGCCCTGCGCACGGGCACGGCTGCGCAGCATTCGAGCACCGCCATCTGCGCCGCAGCACGCCGTCTGCGCGGGCTGCCCGCGGAAGGCGCCGCGGTTGCGGCGCCGCTGACAGCGGCAACGGCAATGGCCAGCGCCGCAAGTCCGGTTGAAGCACAAGCACGAATGCCCGAGGTCGAGATTCCCGATCCCGACTTTGTCGATACTTGGTCCACAGGCTTACCTCCAGTTGTTGAAGAGGATGATGCTGGCGAGGATCAGGCTGCGACCCACATGCCGATGCCCGTCGCTGAGGCGAATGGTTTCACCGACGCATCGGCAAACTTCGAGCTGACGCCGTGGACCGCGCCTGAACAGCCGGAGCAGCAAGCCGTAGACATTGCGCTGCAGCTGCAACCCCTGGACTTGCCGGCGCTCGATCTGCACCTGCCTGACGCCGCGCTCCTGGATCTCGACTTCACTCCCACGGCTGCCGAGGCCCCGGCGGTGAAGCCGGCGGAGCCCGCCGCCGGCCATGAGCATGCAAGCGCTACGCCAGCAAGCGAAGCCTCTGCCACGGTTGAAATGCAGGAACTTGATGCGCTGGCCTTCGACCGTCTGTTCCCCGGCGCGCCCGGCTTCGATTCACAACCTTCGACCGCGCCGACCGATCTTCTCACGCCGCAAGCATCGACCTTCGTCCATCGGCCCGACGCTGCCGGCGAGGCCGCAGACACGCCCAGCGCCGCAAATGCGGAACAACACGACGCGGCACAAACCGCTGCCCATGTTGCGCAGCCCACGTCGCCGCCGCATGTCCCCCATGCGCCTGACGCACCGCTGGCGCAGGTCTACACGCTCGACGTCCATCGCCCCACCCAGCCGACTCCGGACGAGAACATCAAGGTCGTCGGCGATCTGCGCATCCCCATCCCGCTCTACAACATCTACTTGAACGAGGCCGACGAACTGGTGCGCCGACTCGGCGCCGACATCGCCGCCTGGTCATTGCAGCCATCCAGCCTCGTGACTGAAGACGTCACCGCCCTGGCCCATCAACTGCGCGGCAGTTCCCGTACCGTGGGCCTGCAAAGCGTGGGGCAGTTGGCCGAGCAGATGGAAGAGGCGCTGCGCTTGCAGCACGGCCACCCTGCCGCATTTGGATCGGCGGACGTCGAACTGCTGGTTCAAGCCACCGAAGAAATACGCCGCCTGCTGCACCAGTTCGCTGCAGGTTTCCTGCGCCCAGCCCAGCAAGATATGGTCGAGGCACTGCAAGCGCTGGTGCACCGTATGCAGCATCTCGGCGCCCAACCCAAGGCTGACGCGCACGAAGCCGGCACGGCGCAAAGCGGCGATGGCGCTGATGACGGTGACAGCACCGCGCATGCCGATGTGGAAGCGAATGTGGCGGTGACGAAGCACGCTGGGGACGTGGCACCCATTGCGGCAAGCGAGCTTGCCGAGGCCCTGGAAGAGCTGGGCAGCGCAGTTGCGCCCATGGCGCCCTCTGAAAGTACGATGACGGCCGCCGCCGACCCCACCCAGCGCGACAGCATCGACCCCGAGCTTTTCCCCATCTTCGAGGATGAGGCTTCCGAGTTGCTGCCTGGGCTTTCAGCTGCGCTGCGGCAATGGGAAAACAACCCGCGCGACCTCGCCGCGCCGAAGCAGGCCATGCGCCTGCTGCACACCTTCAAGGGCAGCGCGCGCATGGCTGGAGCCATGGCGCTCGGCGACCAGGCGCACAGCCTGGAGTCCGACATCGAAGCTCTGCTGAGTCTGGACACCGAGGCGCTGATCGAGTCCGATCTGATCGAACTCATCGCGCGACAAGATGCGATGAACACCCGCTTCGAGCGCCTGCGTGAAGCCAGCAGCCGCGGCGAAGCCGAACTGGGCGAGATTCACATCGAGCAGGGCTTGCAGGATGAAGCCGTGGAGCAGGCCACTGCGGCTCTGCACGCCACGTCTGCAGCGGCCGCTGCCCAAACCTCGCCGCCGGCGGCGAAGGTGGCCGCAGCATCCACATCCAATGCGCCAGAAGGCAAGGCAGCACCCCAGCCTCTGGCGATGACGCAGGCCGCACCCAGCGCCGGCCGGGTCGCCGCGCAGCCGGTGCGCGTGCGTGCCGCCCTGCTCGACCGCTTGGTGAACCAGGTGGGCGAGGTCAGCATTGCCCGCTCCCGCCTGGACAACGAGTTCGGCCTGATCCGTTCCAGCACCCGCGACCTCGGCGACAACCTCGAACGCCTGCGCACCCAGGTGCGCGACATCGAGTTGCAGGCCGACGCGCAAATGGCGGCGCGCGCGCAATCCGCACGCGAAGATGGCCGCGACTTCGACCCGCTCGAGTTCGACCGTTTCACCCGCTTCCAGGAACTCACCCGCATGATGGCCGAGTCGGTGAACGACCTGGCGCTGGTGCAGACCACCCTGAGCCGCACGCTGCAATCCACCGACGACAACCTGGCCCGCCAGGCACGGCTCACACGCGAGTTGCAACGCGACCTGCTGCGCACCCGCATGGTCGAGTTCGACAGCATTTCCGAGCGGCTGTACCGCACCGTGCGCCAGGCCGGCAAGGACGCCGGCAAACCCGTGCGCCTGGACATCCTCGGCGGCAATATCGAAATCGACCGTGGCGTGCTCGACCGCATGGCCGGCACCTTCGAGCACATCCTGCGCAATGCCGTGGCCCACGGGCTGGAGAGCGCCGCAAAGCGCGAAGCTGCGGGCAAGCCGGCTGCCGGCACCATCACGCTCAAGCTGCGCCAGGAAGGCAGCGAAGTCGTGGTGTCCATCGCCGACGACGGCGCCGGGCTTGACTATGCCGCGATCGAGCGCAAGGCCCGCGCCACCGGCCTGCTCGGCAGCGACGAGACTGCCGACGAAGCCCACCTGCGCGAACTCATTTTCCGCCCCGGTTTTTCCAGCATGGAACAAACTTCGGAGATCGCCGGGCGTGGTGTCGGGCTGGACGTGGTGCGCACCGACACGCGCGCCCTCGGTGGCCGTGTCGAGCTTGAATCCAAGCCCAAGCTGGGCAGCACCTTCACCTTGGTGCTACCGCTGACCACGGCCGTCACCCAGGTTGTGCTGCTGCGCGCCGGCACCAAAGTGTTTGCCGCTCCCGCCAGTCTCGTGGACCTGGTGCTGCGTCTGAAACCGGCCGATGTGGCAGCCGCGGCCGCACGCCAGCAACTGCTGCATGCCGGCCAGGATCTGCCCTTCTTCTGGCTCGGCGCCCTCACGGCCGACTCGGGTGCGAGCACCGAAGCCCCCGGCCGCACCATTCCGATCGTGCTCATTCGCAGTGCGGCGCAGCGCCTGGCGCTGCAAGTCGATGAAGTGCTGGGTAACCAGGAAGTGGTGGTCAAGAACCTGGGGCCGCAGCTCTCACGCGTGTCCGGCGTGGCCGGCATTTCCGTGTTGCCCAACGGCAATCTGGTGCTGATCTACAACCCCGTTGCGCTGGCCGCGGTTTATGGCGAACAAGCTGTGGGCCTGATGGCACAGGCCGCGAGCGCGCAAACCGCAGCAGCGCCTGCACCCACGGCGCCGTCGCCATCGTCCTCCACGCCTGTTCTTGCCGGGACCGCCGCTCCTGCCGTGCCGGCGCACGCTGCCGGCAACACCGTGCTGGTGGTGGACGACTCCATCACCGTGCGCCGCGTCACCCAGCGTTTCCTCAGCCGCAACGGCTACACCGTGGTGCTGGCCAAAGACGGGTTGGACGCGCTGGAGCAGTTGCAGGGCGCGTTGCCCGACGTGGTGCTCACCGACATCGAAATGCCGCGCATGGACGGCTTCGACCTCACGCGCAACATTCGCGCCGACGAACGCACCCGCCACCTGCCGGTCATCATGATCACCTCGCGCATTGCCGACAAGCATCGCAACTACGCGCAGGAACTGGGCGTGAACCACTACCTCGGCAAGCCCTATTCGGAAGACGAACTCCTGGGCTTGATTCGGCGCTACATGGCCCAGACCCTGCTGCACTGA
- a CDS encoding methyl-accepting chemotaxis protein, giving the protein MALFPLFGSKNPVEAPTAIAESSVSISSTVQMDQDMQEQRPHQETQNALPVIGHLPLPQQQRVLVLLLIVAVILVGLGLAVTLRVASSSAKLLDTTGDAMMQSQLVAKSISASLLGSESSFGELKTGANALSTDFQALGGGNPAASSDLAAIQPLVDGMVKNALSVVKLEPVLTQTNKSLRAVNRQSDSLLETTETISSLMLQENAPAPNIAAASQLNMLTQRIGKSANEFLSFEGVSPEAVFALGKDLNTFNDLSKGLLDGDPNLQLTAAKTPQLRAQLQNLVKRFGETRQLTTSILSNLQGLSSARIAQASVVKDSVPLLAKLQTLQSEYASHAGVSTQALLFLIAMGVLALLALAGLAKLYVQETRQRANQSEMQRQLAERQELDARRTNEANQSAILRLMNELQNVAEGDLTQQATVTEDITGAIADSVNYTVEELRNLVSQVQSTADQVSYASSRAQTTSGNLLKTSEQQLVEIRETGQSVLDMAERINAVSAQAQRSSDVARQSLTAAEQGLQAVRNSIDGMNAIRTQIQDTSKRIKRLGESSQEIGEITELISDLTEQTNVLALNAAIQAASAGDAGRGFSVVAEEVQRLAERSAEAAKQISALVRAIQTDTQDAVAAMEKSTQGVVEGAKLSDNAGTALSEIDRVSRQLAELIQRISEQTLTEAQSANKVAGNIQHIFAVTEQTSQGTRSTADLVGELARVAEALRESVSRFKIA; this is encoded by the coding sequence ATGGCCCTGTTTCCCCTGTTCGGTTCCAAAAACCCCGTCGAGGCCCCCACGGCCATCGCCGAATCCAGCGTCTCCATATCGTCAACCGTCCAGATGGATCAGGACATGCAAGAACAGCGTCCACATCAGGAGACGCAAAACGCACTTCCCGTGATCGGCCACCTGCCCTTGCCCCAGCAGCAACGCGTGCTGGTCCTGCTGCTCATCGTCGCCGTGATCCTCGTCGGCCTGGGCTTGGCCGTGACTTTGCGCGTTGCCTCCAGTTCGGCCAAGTTGTTGGATACCACGGGCGACGCCATGATGCAGTCGCAGCTTGTCGCCAAATCCATCAGTGCATCCTTGCTGGGCTCGGAGAGCTCATTCGGTGAACTCAAGACTGGTGCCAATGCTTTGAGCACCGACTTCCAAGCGCTTGGCGGTGGCAATCCAGCTGCCAGTTCAGATCTGGCCGCGATTCAACCCTTGGTCGACGGCATGGTGAAGAACGCGCTGTCCGTGGTCAAGCTTGAACCGGTGCTGACACAAACGAACAAGTCCTTGCGCGCCGTGAACCGGCAGTCCGACAGCCTGCTTGAAACGACCGAAACCATCTCGTCGCTGATGCTGCAGGAAAACGCGCCGGCGCCCAATATCGCCGCGGCCAGCCAGCTCAATATGCTGACCCAGCGCATCGGCAAATCAGCCAATGAATTTCTGTCCTTCGAAGGCGTCAGCCCCGAGGCTGTTTTCGCCCTCGGCAAGGATCTGAACACCTTCAACGACTTGTCCAAAGGCCTGCTCGATGGCGACCCCAATCTGCAGCTGACCGCCGCCAAAACCCCGCAACTGCGCGCCCAGTTGCAAAACCTGGTGAAGCGTTTCGGCGAGACCCGCCAGCTCACCACCAGCATTCTGTCCAATCTGCAGGGCTTGAGCAGCGCGCGCATTGCTCAAGCCTCGGTGGTGAAAGACTCGGTGCCGCTGCTGGCCAAGCTGCAAACCTTGCAGAGTGAATACGCGTCGCATGCCGGCGTGAGCACACAGGCCCTGTTATTCCTGATTGCGATGGGGGTGCTGGCGCTGCTGGCGCTGGCTGGTTTGGCCAAGCTGTATGTGCAGGAAACGCGTCAACGCGCGAACCAGTCCGAGATGCAGCGCCAGTTGGCCGAACGCCAGGAGCTCGATGCCCGCCGCACCAACGAGGCCAACCAGTCGGCCATTTTGCGATTGATGAACGAACTGCAGAACGTGGCTGAAGGCGACCTGACCCAACAGGCAACCGTGACCGAGGACATCACCGGCGCCATTGCCGACTCGGTGAACTACACCGTGGAGGAGTTGCGCAATCTGGTGTCGCAAGTGCAATCCACCGCCGACCAGGTGAGCTACGCCTCATCACGGGCGCAAACCACGTCGGGCAACCTGCTCAAGACCTCCGAGCAGCAACTGGTGGAAATTCGTGAAACCGGCCAGTCGGTGCTGGATATGGCCGAGCGCATCAATGCCGTCTCGGCGCAGGCGCAACGGTCATCCGACGTGGCGCGCCAGTCACTCACCGCTGCCGAACAGGGCCTGCAGGCGGTGCGCAATTCCATCGACGGCATGAACGCCATCCGCACCCAGATCCAGGACACCTCCAAGCGCATCAAGCGCCTGGGCGAGTCGTCACAGGAAATCGGCGAAATCACCGAGCTGATTTCCGACCTGACCGAACAGACCAACGTGCTGGCGCTGAACGCCGCCATTCAGGCTGCTTCCGCGGGCGATGCCGGCCGTGGCTTCTCGGTCGTGGCCGAGGAAGTGCAGCGCCTGGCCGAGCGCTCGGCCGAAGCCGCCAAGCAGATCTCGGCGCTGGTGCGCGCGATTCAGACCGATACGCAAGACGCCGTGGCCGCCATGGAAAAGAGCACGCAAGGCGTGGTGGAAGGCGCCAAGCTCTCGGACAACGCCGGCACGGCGTTGTCCGAGATCGACCGCGTGTCGCGCCAGCTTGCCGAGCTGATTCAGCGCATTTCCGAGCAGACCCTGACCGAAGCGCAGTCGGCCAACAAGGTGGCCGGCAACATCCAGCACATCTTCGCCGTGACCGAGCAGACCAGCCAGGGCACGCGCTCCACCGCCGACCTGGTCGGCGAACTGGCACGCGTGGCCGAGGCGCTGCGCGAATCCGTGTCACGCTTCAAGATCGCCTGA
- a CDS encoding chemotaxis protein CheW translates to MARSSLIEFQSQLASRLQAAQLTQSESRWLAVVAGQQRILLPLSQAGEISAYEPPMLLPHAQAWFAGLVNLRGVLCGVVDLAAFLGARLASSPRSNAQSRYIQFTPQLEINAVLLVDQLAGLRTPGQFVMDEHSPAATEPWLGPGLLDASGLTWRELNLALLADDPRFLAVV, encoded by the coding sequence ATGGCACGCAGCAGTCTGATCGAATTCCAGAGCCAGCTTGCATCGCGCCTGCAGGCCGCGCAGTTGACGCAGAGCGAGTCGCGCTGGCTGGCTGTGGTCGCTGGCCAGCAGCGCATCTTGTTGCCCTTGTCGCAAGCGGGCGAAATCTCGGCTTATGAGCCCCCCATGCTTTTGCCGCATGCTCAAGCCTGGTTCGCCGGCCTGGTCAACTTGCGTGGCGTGTTGTGCGGCGTGGTCGACCTCGCGGCTTTTCTCGGTGCGCGCCTCGCCAGCAGCCCGCGCAGCAATGCCCAAAGCCGCTACATCCAGTTCACACCCCAGCTCGAAATCAACGCCGTGCTCCTGGTCGATCAACTTGCCGGCTTGCGCACCCCCGGACAATTTGTCATGGACGAGCACTCCCCCGCCGCCACGGAGCCCTGGCTCGGCCCGGGACTGCTCGACGCCTCGGGGCTGACCTGGCGCGAGCTGAACCTGGCCTTGCTGGCGGATGACCCCCGATTTCTTGCCGTGGTCTAG
- a CDS encoding PleD family two-component system response regulator — protein sequence MSIQKILVVDDSRTELYFLSDLLSKNGYTVSTAENGEQAMSALAADKPDLILMDVVMPGQNGFQLTRQITRNPAFSEVPVIICTSKNQETDKLWAMRQGARDFVTKPVDPHDLLSKIMALS from the coding sequence ATGAGCATCCAAAAAATTCTGGTCGTCGACGACTCCCGCACTGAGCTTTATTTTCTATCCGATTTGCTGAGCAAGAACGGTTACACCGTGAGCACCGCCGAAAACGGCGAGCAGGCGATGAGCGCGCTGGCCGCCGACAAGCCCGATCTGATTCTGATGGACGTGGTGATGCCGGGCCAGAACGGCTTTCAGCTCACGCGCCAAATCACCCGCAACCCGGCGTTCAGCGAGGTTCCGGTCATCATCTGCACCAGCAAGAACCAGGAGACCGACAAACTCTGGGCCATGCGCCAGGGCGCGCGCGACTTCGTCACCAAGCCCGTGGACCCGCATGATCTGTTGAGCAAGATCATGGCGCTGTCCTGA